Genomic segment of Sphingopyxis lindanitolerans:
CCGCTTTCTTGTCGACCTGCTGATCCGCCGCACCGAGGCGGCCGGCGGCTTCGCGGCGATCCTGGCCAAGGGCGACGATGGCGCCGGGGTCATCCTGGTCCAATGCAGCGATCGCGGCGCCCCCGGTCCGCTGCTCGAACGCCGCTTTTCGCCGAGCGGACACTATATCTGGGAGGCGGTCGGCCCCGATGACCCAAAAGATGGTGAATCGCGCGCAAACTACCATGCCCGGCGGCGAAGCGCCGATCCCGACTTGTGGATCGTCGAACTGGATATCGCAGA
This window contains:
- a CDS encoding DUF1491 family protein — protein: MARLTSRFLVDLLIRRTEAAGGFAAILAKGDDGAGVILVQCSDRGAPGPLLERRFSPSGHYIWEAVGPDDPKDGESRANYHARRRSADPDLWIVELDIADAPQLVAEWAALT